Sequence from the Afifella aestuarii genome:
CGCCAGTGACGAGACGCGCGCCTTCCGCAATGCCGGCCCCGATCAGATCCTGCACCTTGTCGAACTGGGTCTGCGAGACGAGCGGGCCGATATGGTCGCCCTCCTCATGCGGATCGCCGACGGCGACCTTTTCCGCCGTCTCCTTGGCGATCGCGATCGCATCCTCGTAGACCGAGGCTTCGATGAGCATGCGTGTCGGCGCGTTGCAGGACTGGCCGGTGTTTTCCATGCAGAAGCGGACGCCGCCCTCGACCTGTGATGCGAGATCGCAATCGGAAAAGAGAATGTTCGGCGACTTACCGCCAAGTTCGAGCGTCACGCGCTTGACCGTGTCGGCGGCCGCCTTGGTGACTGCGGAGCCGGCTCGTGTCGATCCCGTGAACGACATCATGTCGACGTCGGGATGGGCGGACAGCGCCGCGCCGACACCCGGCCCGTCTCCATTGACGAGATTGAAGACGCCAGGCGGCACGCCTGCTGCGTCGATCATTTCGGCGAAGAGGAGCGAGGAGAGGGGTGCGATTTCCGACGGCTTCAACACCACCGTGCAACCGGTGAGAAGCGCGGGCACGACCTTGAGCGTCACCTGGTTCATCGGCCAGTTCCACGGCGTGATGAGCCCGCACACGCCGATCGGCTCCTTGATGATGCGTTCGCTCGGTGCATTGGCGCGCAGCGGCCGCTCCCATTCGATCTCGTGGATGGCTTTGAGAAACCCTTCGATGTGCCAGTCGCCGGCGCCGACCTGTTCGTCGCGTGAGAACGACATCGGTGCACCCATTTCGGTGCTGATCGCCTTGGCCATCTCGTCGGCGCCAGCCCGGTAGATCGTCAGAAGCCGTTCGATCACGGCGATGCGTTCGGTGACGTCTGTTGCGCTCCAGGTCGGGAAGGCGGCCCGCGCCGCCGCCACGGCCTTGTCGATATCGGCGGAACTTCCGAGCGAGATCTCGGCAATCTCGCTTTCGGTCGCCGGGTCGATGACGGGAAACG
This genomic interval carries:
- a CDS encoding aldehyde dehydrogenase family protein, translated to MPKKTDFYINGSWIAPAEPNPFPVIDPATESEIAEISLGSSADIDKAVAAARAAFPTWSATDVTERIAVIERLLTIYRAGADEMAKAISTEMGAPMSFSRDEQVGAGDWHIEGFLKAIHEIEWERPLRANAPSERIIKEPIGVCGLITPWNWPMNQVTLKVVPALLTGCTVVLKPSEIAPLSSLLFAEMIDAAGVPPGVFNLVNGDGPGVGAALSAHPDVDMMSFTGSTRAGSAVTKAAADTVKRVTLELGGKSPNILFSDCDLASQVEGGVRFCMENTGQSCNAPTRMLIEASVYEDAIAIAKETAEKVAVGDPHEEGDHIGPLVSQTQFDKVQDLIGAGIAEGARLVTGGTGRPAGFNRGYYARPTVFADVTPEMRIWREEIFGPVLAMTPFKDEAEAIRLANDTPYGLAAYLSTQDTERARHVALQLRAGMVRVNRAPFAQGSPFGGYKQSGNGREGGIFGLDDFLEIKTVAFGDMLS